In Pontibacillus halophilus JSM 076056 = DSM 19796, the genomic stretch AGACATGAGAATAAGTAAAGCGATGCTACACAGCACATCCGTACACCTTTTAACGAGACTGTAACGGGACTTATCTTCTAGTCTTCTGGCGAAAGAGTCATATCTCTTATTCTGGTCCAACTGGAACCCCTCCTGAATCAGTTGTTAGAATCTCGTATGACGACATCCGACATAATCACAACCTTTATACCGTACACCTCACTCTCAAAAGCCGCCTTTTTGTTCTTTATAGAGAACTTAACGTTATTATATACTACATAAAACAGAAAATTCCAGTGTTTTAACTTTAAAAAGAACAAAAACGTTCTTTTTCAAGCACACCAAAGAGGCACAATAGCTATCCACGTTTATCTCTTCGACAAAAAAGGAATTAGATAGGCAGCTTATGCAATACAAGACAAGGAGGCAACAGAGATGAATGTGAACGTAGCGAAGGACCGTTTAGACCAAACCATTTCACTTGTTCGAGAAGGATATGCTTTCATTCCAAATCGTCTACATAGTCAACACCTTGACGTTTACGAAACGAAACTTCTAGGACAACGTATTGCTCTTATTGGAGGAGAGGAAGGGGCTAATCTCTTCTATGATTCATCAAGAATGAAAAGAAACGGGGCTTTACCGAAACCTGTACTGAAGACGTTATTCGGAGAAGGCGGTGTCCATACGAAAGATGGTGCTGCGCATGCTCACCGCAAACAGCTATTCATGTCTCTCATGACACCAGATGCGTTGCGTCGCTTATCTAATCTAACAACCGCCTACTGGGAAGAGTATGCCATGAAATGGGAGAAACAGCGTAAGGTTGTACTTTACGATGAAAGTAGGGAATTGCTTTGCCAGGTAGCGTGTGATTGGGCTGGCATACCACTAGGAAAGAAAGAAGTGGAGCAACGTACTGAAGATTTATCTAAGATGATTGATGGATTTAGCGCGCTTGGACCTAAGCATATTGAAAGTAGACGTGCAAGGAACCGTTCTGAGAAATGGATTCGTTCTATTATTGAAGATGTACGAGCAAATAAACTTGAAACACGAGAAGGTTCAGCTATCCATGAGATGGCTTTTCATCTTGATGAGAATGGAGATAGGTTGGACACTGAAATCGCAGCTGTTGAACTCCTAAACGTTATTCGTCCCCTTGTTGCAATCTCTAAATTCTTAGCTTTCGGTGCTAAAGCATATGCAGACTATCCTGAAACTCGCGAGAAGACCAAAGAGAGTGATGAATATATTCTGCGTTTCGCCCAAGAAGTCCGACGTTATTACCCGTTCGCACCGTTCTTGGGTGCAAAAGTGAAGCATGATTTTACTTGGCAAGGCTATACATTTAGAGAGAACCAATTAGTCATGATTGACCTATTTGGAACGAATCACGACCCG encodes the following:
- a CDS encoding cytochrome P450; this encodes MNVNVAKDRLDQTISLVREGYAFIPNRLHSQHLDVYETKLLGQRIALIGGEEGANLFYDSSRMKRNGALPKPVLKTLFGEGGVHTKDGAAHAHRKQLFMSLMTPDALRRLSNLTTAYWEEYAMKWEKQRKVVLYDESRELLCQVACDWAGIPLGKKEVEQRTEDLSKMIDGFSALGPKHIESRRARNRSEKWIRSIIEDVRANKLETREGSAIHEMAFHLDENGDRLDTEIAAVELLNVIRPLVAISKFLAFGAKAYADYPETREKTKESDEYILRFAQEVRRYYPFAPFLGAKVKHDFTWQGYTFRENQLVMIDLFGTNHDPRLWENPDQFDPDRFKDWKGGLFDLIPQGGGDYYDGHRCPGEWPTIEVLKASFGYLSRKIDYKVPKQDHSYSLSKMPALPKSGMILKKVRRK